Proteins from a genomic interval of Nematostella vectensis chromosome 5, jaNemVect1.1, whole genome shotgun sequence:
- the LOC5498970 gene encoding uncharacterized protein LOC5498970 yields the protein MAGPFSAPPLPNFQCHPVGVVPKKHSADWRTIYHLSFPEGDSINDGIPKDPYSLQYVRVDDAISILTSLGKGAFMAKTDLKSAFRLIPIHPNDWNLLGVRWESRYYVDLYLPFGLRSAPFLFNQLSEALEWVLKHNYNVRNVIHILDDFFVAESSKLGCLESFTRLLKFFISVGAPVVASKTIGPSTTLEFMGIELDTLRMEARLPSDKLERLKASLRDFKRKRSARLIELQSLIGTLQFACRVVVPGRTFLQRIIDLTRRVNHRFHHVKLSHGFFQDLAIWQQFTENWNGKAFFLEEAIRTSPDMELYSDASGSIGFGGYFSGRWFQGRWPPHLAISKKTGISIEWQELFPIVVACSLWCSEFSGKRIQFWCDNQSVVHIVNTDGTIQRARTGRGPDPLCHPAFANDPLTREVKHYADKALAINTKRTYHAGEKQFIDFCLMNRLFDSHGDILPASESTLIYFVTFLARRVKHGTIRTYLAAVRNMHIENGFQDPIQGRLILNKVLRGILRVQGQHKTARQPVTPQLLKAIRPVLLSWLSAHDFHMIWAAFTLAFFGFLRCSEFTCPGVRNFDIVYNLSPVDINFHPNPSAPLYMKVVIKASKTDPFRQGTVLTIARSGCDLCAVSAMQEFVRICGYTTGPLFRFRSGKYLTRSLVSSILRDAARACGLPHSSLKGHSFRIGAASCAAAAGLPDWLIKVLGRWSSDCYQLYVRTPQNILLTAAPKMAIVQPVTLT from the exons ATGGCAGGCCCGTTCTCCGCGCCCCCATTACCTAACTTTCAATGCCACCCAGTTGGGGTAGTGCCCAAAAAACATTCGGCCGACTGGCGCACTATTTATCATTTATCTTTCCCCGAGGGAGATAGCATTAACGATGGAATTCCTAAAGACCCTTACTCACTCCAGTACGTTAGAGTGGACGACGCTATTAGCATTCTCACCTCACTCGGCAAAGGTGCCTTTATGGCAAAAACCGACCTCAAATCGGCGTTTCGTCTAATTCCAATACACCCGAACGACTGGAATTTACTGGGGGTCCGTTGGGAGTCTCGTTATTATGTGGATTTATATTTGCCTTTTGGTTTACGCTCGGCGCCGTTTTTATTTAATCAACTCTCCGAAGCGCTAGAGTGGGTTCTTAAACATAATTACAACGTTCGTAATGTTATTCACATATTGGATGACTTTTTCGTAGCGGAGTCATCTAAACTAGGCTGTTTAGAGAGTTTCACAAGACTGCTTAAATTCTTTATCTCAGTGGGGGCCCCTGTTGTGGCTTCCAAAACAATCGGTCCTAGTACTACACTTGAATTTATGGGAATCGAGCTCGATACCCTACGTATGGAGGCGCGCTTACCTTCCGATAAATTAGAACGTCTTAAAGCATCCTTGCGGGATTTCAAGCGAAAGCGTTCCGCTCGCCTCATAGAGCTTCAATCCTTAATCGGCACTTTGCAATTCGCCTGCCGCGTTGTTGTTCCGGGTAGAACTTTCCTTCAGCGCATCATAGATCTCACGCGTCGGGTAAATCACCGATTTCATCACGTCAAATTGAGCCACGGTTTCTTTCAAGATTTAGCAATTTGGCAGCAGTTTACGGAGAACTGGAACGGCAAAGCTTTCTTCCTCGAAGAAGCAATCCGAACCAGCCCGGATATGGAACTCTATTCCGACGCTAGCGGTAGTATCGGTTTCGGCGGTTACTTCTCTGGGCGCTGGTTCCAAGGCCGATGGCCGCCTCACCTCGCCATATCCAAAAAGACAGGCATTAGTATCGAATGGCAAGAATTATTTCCTATAGTAGTAGCCTGCTCCCTATGGTGCTCCGAGTTCTCGGGCAAGCGAATTCAGTTCTGGTGTGACAATCAATCAGTCGTTCACATTGTCAACACAG ATGGCACGATTCAGAGAGCTCGCACCGGCCGCGGACCAGACCCCTTGTGTCATCCCGCCTTCGCTAATGACCCTCTAACGCGCGAGGTGAAACACTACGCTGATAAGGCCCTTGCTATCAACACCAAACGCACTTATCACGCAGGCGAGAAACAGTTCATTGACTTCTGCCTCATGAATAGGCTTTTTGACAGCCACGGAGACATTCTCCCAGCTAGTGAGAGTACTCTTATCTATTTTGTTACCTTTCTCGCGCGTAGAGTAAAGCACGGTACTATTCGCACATACTTGGCGGCCGTTCGCAACATGCACATCGAAAACGGATTTCAGGACCCTATACAGGGTCGCCTAATTTTAAACAAGGTTTTGCGGGGCATTTTACGGGTGCAGGGTCAGCACAAAACAGCTCGTCAACCCGTAACTCCACAGCTCTTAAAAGCCATTCGTCCGGTTTTGCTTAGCTGGCTAAGCGCACATGATTTCCATATGATTTGGGCGGCATTCACACTTGCCTTTTTTGGTTTTTTACGTTGTAGTGAGTTTACTTGCCCAGGCGTACGCAACTTTGACATAGTTTATAACTTATCTCCAGTCGACATAAATTTCCACCCTAACCCTTCAGCACCGCTTTACATGAAAGTCGTCATTAAGGCATCCAAAACCGACCCTTTCAGGCAAGGCACCGTTTTGACAATCGCACGCTCCGGTTGCGACCTATGCGCCGTGTCCGCGATGCAAGAGTTCGTTCGCATCTGTGGGTACACAACAGGACCACTTTTTCGGTTTCGTTCCGGTAAATACCTAACTCGGTCATTGGTCTCTAGCATTCTTAGAGACGCAGCACGCGCTTGCGGCCTTCCTCATAGCAGTTTAAAGGGGCACTCATTTAGAATTGGGGCGGCAAGCTGCGCTGCCGCTGCAGGCCTGCCCGACTGGCTTATCAAAGTGCTTGGTCGTTGGTCCTCTGATTGCTACCAGCTTTACGTACGTACACcacaaaacattttattaactGCTGCACCAAAAATGGCGATAGTCCAGCCTGTCACTCTGACTTAa
- the LOC116612504 gene encoding uncharacterized protein LOC116612504 isoform X2: MPKRSRLSGGDEFSRQQQIDRLRQATRGGEEASPSAPRGKRGRQAPTSHPTDPTTSHPTDPTGFSEAQLSVIRKTVSDALASWRPPQQDTPSPPVVASEGTPGSASPLVLDRPLDEALEGKITRGEYIDLALLLPDNLAHAGPEFQLGFAENSESVRLLRNKRQSIDSFYKWVIAYTRYALTIVTAFPRRAREMIQYQAIISSAAAKYRGFAWLTYDENFRRYAAQDRSIPWDRVNLELWTVTFAGLAKPHCASCSSPFHRSEDCPSGQHRLATHRSPRIHRNNVCFDFNRVTGCSRQACIYPHVCQKCADSHPAHQCRAGISASACQRQGNRSQAPGRPAAQ, translated from the exons ATGCCTAAACGTTCGCGTTTGTCTGGAGGAGATGAGTTTTCTCGC CAGCAACAAATAGATCGCCTCCGGCAAGCCACTCGAGGCGGTGAGGAGGCTTCACCTTCAGCCCCGAGGGGCAAAAGGGGGCGCCAAGCGCCCACCAGTCATCCGACGGATCCGACCACCAGTCATCCGACGGATCCGACCGGTTTTTCTGAAGCCCAGCTGTCGGTAATACGGAAAACTGTGTCCGACGCTCTCGCAAGTTGGCGACCACCACAACAGGACACTCCATCACCACCAGTCGTCGCAAGCGAAGGCACTCCTGGCTCGGCGTCTCCCTTGGTTCTCGATCGCCCATTGGACGAGGCACTAGAGGGCAAGATTACTCGGGGTGAGTACATCGATCTTGCTCTCCTTCTCCCCGATAATCTTGCGCACGCCGGGCCCGAATTCCAACTTGGTTTCGCCGAGAACTCGGAGAGCGTCAGGCTCTTGCGCAATAAACGACAGAGCATAGACTCATTCTATAAATGGGTCATCGCATACACGCGGTATGCGCTTACGATCGTCACGGCATTTCCAAGACGGGCCCGGGAGATGATCCAATACCAAGCGATCATTTCATCCGCGGCGGCAAAATACCGGGGTTTTGCGTGGCTCACATATGATGAGAACTTTCGCCGCTATGCCGCTCAGGATCGCTCAATTCCCTGGGATCGTGTCAATCTTGAACTGTGGACGGTAACATTCGCCGGGTTGGCTAAACCGCACTGCGCTTCGTGTTCCAGCCCTTTCCATCGCTCCGAAGACTGCCCTTCTGGTCAACACCGCCTCGCCACACACCGCTCACCGCGCATTCATCGTAACAACGTGTGCTTCGACTTCAACCGAGTCACCGGCTGTTCCCGTCAAGCCTGCATCTACCCCCACGTTTGCCAAAAATGCGCCGACTCCCATCCCGCTCACCAGTGTCGCGCCGGAATCTCCGCATCCGCATGCCAGCGCCAAGGCAACAGAAGCCAAGCTCCGGGTCGCCCAGCTGCACAGTAA
- the LOC116612504 gene encoding uncharacterized protein LOC116612504 isoform X1 yields MPKRSRLSGGDEFSRLSTEVLGLRLQALNLPSGGTRQQQIDRLRQATRGGEEASPSAPRGKRGRQAPTSHPTDPTTSHPTDPTGFSEAQLSVIRKTVSDALASWRPPQQDTPSPPVVASEGTPGSASPLVLDRPLDEALEGKITRGEYIDLALLLPDNLAHAGPEFQLGFAENSESVRLLRNKRQSIDSFYKWVIAYTRYALTIVTAFPRRAREMIQYQAIISSAAAKYRGFAWLTYDENFRRYAAQDRSIPWDRVNLELWTVTFAGLAKPHCASCSSPFHRSEDCPSGQHRLATHRSPRIHRNNVCFDFNRVTGCSRQACIYPHVCQKCADSHPAHQCRAGISASACQRQGNRSQAPGRPAAQ; encoded by the coding sequence ATGCCTAAACGTTCGCGTTTGTCTGGAGGAGATGAGTTTTCTCGCCTTTCTACCGAGGTGCTTGGTCTGCGACTACAAGCCCTCAACCTGCCCTCTGGTGGAACACGGCAGCAACAAATAGATCGCCTCCGGCAAGCCACTCGAGGCGGTGAGGAGGCTTCACCTTCAGCCCCGAGGGGCAAAAGGGGGCGCCAAGCGCCCACCAGTCATCCGACGGATCCGACCACCAGTCATCCGACGGATCCGACCGGTTTTTCTGAAGCCCAGCTGTCGGTAATACGGAAAACTGTGTCCGACGCTCTCGCAAGTTGGCGACCACCACAACAGGACACTCCATCACCACCAGTCGTCGCAAGCGAAGGCACTCCTGGCTCGGCGTCTCCCTTGGTTCTCGATCGCCCATTGGACGAGGCACTAGAGGGCAAGATTACTCGGGGTGAGTACATCGATCTTGCTCTCCTTCTCCCCGATAATCTTGCGCACGCCGGGCCCGAATTCCAACTTGGTTTCGCCGAGAACTCGGAGAGCGTCAGGCTCTTGCGCAATAAACGACAGAGCATAGACTCATTCTATAAATGGGTCATCGCATACACGCGGTATGCGCTTACGATCGTCACGGCATTTCCAAGACGGGCCCGGGAGATGATCCAATACCAAGCGATCATTTCATCCGCGGCGGCAAAATACCGGGGTTTTGCGTGGCTCACATATGATGAGAACTTTCGCCGCTATGCCGCTCAGGATCGCTCAATTCCCTGGGATCGTGTCAATCTTGAACTGTGGACGGTAACATTCGCCGGGTTGGCTAAACCGCACTGCGCTTCGTGTTCCAGCCCTTTCCATCGCTCCGAAGACTGCCCTTCTGGTCAACACCGCCTCGCCACACACCGCTCACCGCGCATTCATCGTAACAACGTGTGCTTCGACTTCAACCGAGTCACCGGCTGTTCCCGTCAAGCCTGCATCTACCCCCACGTTTGCCAAAAATGCGCCGACTCCCATCCCGCTCACCAGTGTCGCGCCGGAATCTCCGCATCCGCATGCCAGCGCCAAGGCAACAGAAGCCAAGCTCCGGGTCGCCCAGCTGCACAGTAA